A region from the Arthrobacter gengyunqii genome encodes:
- a CDS encoding M23 family metallopeptidase, which yields MNSVRREPAPEPLKVSLPFTGAWKVENSPLRRIPSHGTHLLGTTYAIDFVGVDDDGRTAPSVSWRTVLGTEPPELFFSFGRPILAPVSGQVVAVHDGEPDHEARRSQLALVPYMLGQQGRLRQGAGAIAGNHILIATPDGGAVVGVMHLRNGSLRVGPGDEVREGQHIGDCGNSGNSTQPHVHVQAMDRADPWTARGLPLVFRTFGEKPAGGTEFLPRQNMLPREASIVEAARGSIDEIRN from the coding sequence GTGAACAGCGTCCGCCGTGAACCGGCGCCTGAACCTTTGAAAGTCTCGCTTCCGTTCACCGGCGCTTGGAAAGTGGAGAACAGTCCCCTGCGCCGGATTCCCAGCCACGGCACGCACCTGCTCGGGACCACCTACGCCATTGATTTTGTGGGCGTGGACGACGACGGACGGACGGCTCCCTCCGTCAGCTGGCGGACGGTACTGGGTACCGAGCCTCCGGAGCTTTTCTTCTCGTTTGGACGCCCGATCCTGGCACCGGTCAGCGGGCAGGTGGTGGCCGTGCACGATGGCGAACCCGACCATGAAGCGCGCCGGTCCCAGCTGGCGCTGGTGCCGTACATGCTGGGGCAGCAGGGCCGGCTGCGGCAGGGAGCCGGGGCAATCGCCGGGAACCATATTCTTATCGCAACCCCCGACGGCGGCGCCGTGGTTGGGGTGATGCACCTGCGGAACGGTTCGCTTCGGGTGGGACCCGGCGACGAGGTCCGAGAGGGACAGCACATCGGGGACTGCGGAAACTCCGGCAATTCCACGCAGCCGCACGTACATGTGCAGGCCATGGACCGGGCGGATCCGTGGACCGCCCGCGGGCTGCCGCTGGTTTTCCGGACCTTCGGTGAGAAGCCCGCCGGCGGCACCGAGTTCCTCCCCCGCCAAAACATGCTGCCCCGGGAGGCGTCCATAGTGGAAGCCGCCCGGGGCAGTATCGACGAGATTCGGAACTAA
- a CDS encoding serine hydrolase domain-containing protein, translating to MPGRAEPLWDALTETVRSGWCPGLVAGVRINGETEVFAAGSLDTAASAPMTADTPFRISSLSKLLGGALALSLVADGTLGLDDDVARWLPALAAPRVLATPDAPLSMTVPARGPLTVRHLLTFTAGMGIDFGDTAYAAATRELLWGPNPPSLTPAEYLERVAELPLAHQPGERWMYHAPADLLSVLLPAVALTPLDELMSERITGPLDLAGTGFPTGNEQFPTAYEETGGGLREAVSYRDSFASPPRFASLAGGMVSTVPDYLTFLTALADDAVLPAALREQMTSDQLTGPQRAGMIEMSGPDESWGFMTAVQIGIGHPWSEPGMWGWSGGSGVSAAVYPNGDAGVVFTQRMMSAPDDSFDFFWEPLGTIRNNLRTREPKHRGAGWQPGVW from the coding sequence ATGCCAGGAAGAGCTGAACCGTTGTGGGATGCGCTGACTGAAACTGTCCGCTCGGGCTGGTGCCCGGGGCTGGTGGCCGGCGTGCGGATCAACGGTGAGACCGAAGTCTTTGCCGCCGGGTCGCTGGACACCGCCGCCTCGGCACCCATGACCGCTGACACGCCGTTCCGCATTTCCTCACTGAGCAAGCTTCTGGGCGGGGCGCTGGCCCTGAGCCTCGTGGCGGACGGAACGCTGGGACTGGACGACGACGTCGCCCGCTGGCTTCCGGCGCTCGCCGCCCCGCGCGTCCTGGCCACGCCCGACGCGCCGCTGTCGATGACCGTCCCGGCCCGCGGTCCTCTGACGGTGCGCCACCTGCTGACCTTCACAGCAGGGATGGGAATCGACTTTGGGGACACGGCCTACGCAGCAGCCACGCGGGAGCTTCTATGGGGCCCCAATCCGCCGAGCCTGACGCCCGCGGAGTATCTGGAGCGGGTGGCCGAACTGCCGCTGGCCCATCAGCCGGGGGAGCGGTGGATGTACCACGCACCGGCGGACCTGCTCTCGGTTCTGCTGCCGGCCGTCGCGCTCACACCGCTGGATGAGCTGATGAGCGAACGCATCACGGGGCCTCTTGATCTGGCAGGCACCGGTTTCCCCACCGGAAATGAGCAGTTTCCCACCGCTTACGAGGAAACCGGCGGCGGGTTGCGCGAAGCGGTGTCCTACCGTGATTCCTTCGCTTCCCCGCCGAGGTTTGCATCCCTCGCCGGAGGAATGGTTTCCACGGTTCCCGATTACTTGACCTTCCTCACTGCACTGGCGGATGACGCCGTGCTTCCTGCCGCCCTCCGCGAGCAGATGACCTCCGACCAGCTGACCGGTCCGCAGCGCGCCGGCATGATCGAGATGTCCGGCCCCGACGAGTCGTGGGGCTTCATGACGGCAGTGCAGATCGGCATCGGCCATCCGTGGTCCGAACCCGGGATGTGGGGCTGGTCCGGCGGCTCCGGTGTCAGTGCTGCCGTCTATCCGAACGGTGACGCCGGCGTCGTCTTCACTCAACGCATGATGAGCGCACCCGATGACAGCTTTGATTTCTTCTGGGAACCCCTCGGCACCATCCGGAACAATTTGCGGACAAGGGAACCAAAACACCGTGGTGCCGGCTGGCAGCCCGGAGTATGGTGA
- a CDS encoding maleylpyruvate isomerase family mycothiol-dependent enzyme, which produces MAEVENSGGDSLWALVHAERASLAGDLAALTDEQWQHGTLCGDWTVEQVLAHLTAAASLNQRQWLRSMVAARFRADVHNQRRLADHMGRTPAETLQRFTAIIGSTTAPSAHTAAYLGEVVVHAQDIRQPLGLDGTPSVQALTAVAEFFASRDFTVPSRSNCEGLQLRAADSRFTAGYGLLVTGPTLALVMTMAGRTAYLGELSGPGAATLRARIQHSVGSVGADK; this is translated from the coding sequence ATGGCAGAAGTGGAAAACAGCGGCGGGGACTCATTGTGGGCCTTGGTGCATGCCGAACGGGCCAGCCTCGCCGGGGACCTTGCCGCGTTGACGGATGAACAGTGGCAGCACGGCACCCTTTGCGGCGACTGGACGGTGGAGCAGGTCCTGGCCCACCTGACCGCCGCGGCCAGCCTCAACCAGCGGCAATGGCTCCGGTCCATGGTGGCGGCACGGTTCCGCGCCGACGTCCACAATCAGCGGCGGCTTGCCGATCACATGGGCCGCACCCCGGCGGAAACACTCCAGCGCTTCACGGCGATCATCGGCAGCACCACCGCTCCGTCAGCGCACACGGCAGCCTATCTCGGGGAAGTGGTGGTGCATGCCCAGGACATCCGCCAGCCTCTCGGACTCGACGGAACCCCCAGCGTCCAGGCACTGACTGCGGTGGCGGAGTTCTTCGCCTCCCGGGACTTCACGGTTCCCAGCCGCAGCAACTGCGAGGGCCTCCAACTGCGCGCCGCGGATAGCCGGTTCACCGCCGGCTACGGGCTGCTCGTCACCGGTCCCACGCTTGCCCTGGTAATGACCATGGCTGGGCGCACGGCGTATCTGGGTGAGCTGTCCGGACCCGGAGCGGCAACGTTGCGGGCCCGGATTCAGCACAGTGTGGGAAGTGTCGGCGCGGACAAATAA
- a CDS encoding polysaccharide deacetylase family protein, producing the protein MRTAAQHRQNQNNPGVVSQLCRRTIKKRNRWTGVGSVIALALSFLGATVFVAPAQAASPTIVTLTFDDGNDNQVAAAATLKAAGLRGTFFVTSGYLNSPSYMTTAQVQALQADGHEIGGHTVTHPDLAVTGADEAKRQVCNDRVNLTNAGLNIQNFAYPFASSTPAVETIVKNCGYNSARGLGDVRSVAPESAGMPVAATLPPADLYYTAALDQVESNWTLKDLQRVVNQAKTKGGWIQLTFHSIGRANDELSISTALYQQYVNWLRDQKAAGAIQVKTVREVIGGVTKPVVPGPVAPPPNTTDNLVQNPSLETAGATAGTAKCWSPGGYGTNTPVFKQVAGRTGKVAQQLTMSGYKDGDAKLLPTLDMGECAPTGQAGQKYSLKAWYKSTAYTQFDLYYRTGAGSWNYWTSSPYLNASSSWTQGSWTSPPLPAGATAVSFGLNLFSNGVLTTDDYSLTIVK; encoded by the coding sequence ATGAGAACAGCAGCGCAGCATCGGCAGAATCAAAATAATCCAGGCGTCGTCAGCCAGCTATGCCGGCGCACCATCAAGAAGAGAAACCGGTGGACAGGCGTCGGCAGCGTCATTGCACTCGCGCTGAGTTTTCTGGGCGCGACAGTGTTTGTTGCACCGGCGCAGGCCGCGTCGCCCACCATCGTGACCCTCACCTTCGACGACGGCAACGACAACCAGGTTGCCGCTGCGGCCACTTTGAAAGCGGCCGGACTTCGGGGGACTTTTTTCGTTACCTCCGGTTATTTGAATTCTCCGTCCTATATGACAACGGCGCAGGTGCAGGCCCTGCAGGCCGACGGCCATGAAATTGGCGGCCACACGGTCACTCATCCCGATCTGGCGGTCACCGGAGCGGACGAAGCCAAACGCCAGGTGTGCAATGACCGGGTCAACCTCACGAATGCCGGGCTGAATATCCAGAACTTTGCCTACCCTTTTGCATCGTCCACACCGGCGGTGGAAACCATCGTCAAGAATTGCGGCTACAACAGTGCACGCGGGCTGGGGGATGTGCGCAGCGTTGCTCCCGAGTCTGCGGGAATGCCCGTAGCCGCCACCCTCCCTCCGGCAGATCTCTACTACACGGCCGCGCTGGATCAGGTCGAAAGCAACTGGACCCTGAAGGACCTGCAGCGCGTCGTCAACCAGGCAAAGACGAAGGGCGGCTGGATCCAGCTAACCTTCCACAGCATTGGGCGTGCCAACGACGAGCTGTCCATCAGCACGGCGCTCTACCAGCAGTACGTTAACTGGCTCCGTGACCAGAAAGCGGCCGGCGCCATTCAGGTGAAAACCGTCCGCGAAGTGATCGGAGGGGTAACCAAGCCTGTTGTCCCGGGCCCCGTTGCGCCCCCGCCAAACACCACGGACAACCTGGTCCAGAACCCGAGCCTAGAGACAGCCGGGGCCACAGCCGGTACGGCCAAATGCTGGTCGCCGGGCGGGTACGGCACCAACACCCCGGTGTTTAAGCAGGTCGCCGGGCGGACCGGAAAAGTTGCCCAGCAACTGACCATGTCCGGCTATAAGGACGGTGACGCCAAGCTGCTTCCCACGCTGGACATGGGCGAATGCGCCCCAACAGGCCAGGCGGGCCAGAAGTACAGTCTCAAGGCCTGGTATAAATCCACGGCGTACACCCAATTCGATCTTTATTACCGAACGGGCGCCGGGAGCTGGAACTATTGGACCTCCAGCCCATATTTGAATGCTTCCTCAAGCTGGACACAGGGAAGCTGGACATCTCCGCCGCTGCCCGCCGGCGCAACTGCAGTGAGTTTTGGGCTGAACCTGTTCAGCAACGGGGTGCTGACGACGGATGACTACTCGCTGACCATCGTCAAATAG